A single genomic interval of Arachis duranensis cultivar V14167 chromosome 7, aradu.V14167.gnm2.J7QH, whole genome shotgun sequence harbors:
- the LOC110273533 gene encoding L10-interacting MYB domain-containing protein-like, with protein sequence MSNNKSLKTKAAWDMETTKQFIQACLDQVAKQQRNGTTLTKKGWKDALSQFNEKTGKQYDKIQLKNKWDNLKKKWSAWYKLFGKETGLGWDYTKHTVDAPNEWWERKQLENPLYGKFRNKGLPFKDELTILFKDVMADGKFAWAPSSEMLPSGIEEYGDGYRPYFEEGHVDIEEGSGDSEEGIGASVGVNSEFQHINLSSSQENNSQKSTGKRKRDVVCETTKQKKNFKVPASKQIADAISRIASASESRSTIVSTFLVPGASIGEVMAEIQKMEMITSDPDFHSRCCQLMMFKPAREMFVSLKGYEQRLLDWLKHAAYNPLPFMQN encoded by the exons ATGAGTAACAATAAATCTCTAAAGACAAAAGCAGCATGGGACATGGAGACTACTAAACAATTTATCCAAGCATGTTTAGATCAAGTTGCTAAACAGCAACGTAATGGAACCACTCTTACAAAAAAAGGTTGGAAGGATGCTTTGTCTCAATTTAATGAAAAAACTGGAAAACAATATGATAAGAttcagttaaaaaataaatgggaCAATCTTAAGAAGAAATGGTCAGCATGGTACAAGCTTTTTGGCAAAGAAACGGGTTTAGGATGGGATTATACTAAACATACCGTTGATGCACCAAATGAATGGTGGGAGAGAAAACAATTG GAAAATCCCTTATATGGAAAATTCAGAAATAAAGGACTTCCTTTTAAAGATGAGTTAACTATATTATTTAAAGATGTTATGGCCGATGGCAAATTTGCTTGGGCTCCCTCATCTGAGATGTTACCTAGTGGCATAGAAGAATATGGTGATGGATATCGACCATACTTTGAGGAAGGTCATGTTGATATAGAAGAGGGTTCCGGAGATAGTGAAGAAGGTATAGGTGCTAGTGTGGGAGTTAATTCTGAATTTCAACACATAAATCTTAGCTCAtctcaagaaaataatagtcAAAAGAGTAcgggaaaaagaaagagagatgtGGTTTGTGAAACaacaaaacagaagaaaaattttaaagtcCCTGCCTCAAAGCAAATTGCGGATGCAATAAGTAGAATTGCCTCTGCATCTGAATCACGCTCAACTATTGTGTCCACATTTCTAGTACCCGGTGCATCTATTGGGGAAGTAATGGCTGAGATTCAAAAGATGGAAATGATTACTAGTGATCCCGATTTTCATAGTCGTTGTTGTCAACTAATGATGTTTAAGCCAGCTAGAGAAATGTTTGTATCCTTAAAAGGATATGAGCAGAGATTGTTGGATTGGCTCAAACATGCAGCATATAATCCACTACCATTCatgcaaaattaa